A genome region from Pseudomonas sp. N3-W includes the following:
- a CDS encoding bifunctional diguanylate cyclase/phosphodiesterase, translating into MTTTEQLSALSSILAQSGLHSLFQPIISLSERRILGYEALSRGPSNSPLHSPIALFAVARQAGRLSELEIACRQSACRRFNEQQLPGKLFLNVSPESLLETSHQPGRTLQLLQDFGIPPSQVVIELTEQTPTDDFELLQNALHHYRAMGFSIALDDLGAGYSSLRLWSELRPDYVKIDRHFIDGIHQDALKREFVGSILQIAKASRAQVIAEGIELPEELAVLTEMGVDLVQGYLLCRPQEQPPRDARALMPKHDSTAVALNDEGSDLSALLNEQPAVARDTPTATVLEAFRRQANLNSLAVLDEWGHPCGIVHRHSLSDALLKPFATDLFARKPISRLMNDDFLAVEMSQSLQQVSRLITSRARQRIEEDFIITLNGGYLGLGRVIDVLKLITELKIQQARYANPLTLLPGNVPIQQCLTRLLQQARESVICYVDIDSFKPFNDIYGYGRGDEVLLCLAQCLNDRVDPSRDFVGHIGGDDFLLVLGPEDWRKRLNQLLDDFQSQCRRFYRSEHLEAGCFTAPNRQGMRQEFPLLSLSIGVVHLHPEACAGLDASQLAEMASQAKHHAKNVPGYSVHVIDSLAVPGCEDERLIGQR; encoded by the coding sequence ATGACCACGACCGAACAGCTGAGTGCATTGAGTTCAATACTGGCTCAAAGCGGTTTGCACAGCCTGTTCCAGCCGATCATCAGCCTCTCCGAACGCCGCATCCTGGGCTACGAAGCCCTGAGTCGTGGCCCCTCAAACAGCCCATTGCACTCCCCTATCGCGCTGTTCGCCGTCGCTCGCCAGGCCGGGCGCCTGAGCGAACTGGAAATTGCCTGCCGACAAAGTGCCTGCCGGCGTTTCAACGAACAGCAACTGCCCGGCAAGCTGTTCCTTAACGTCTCGCCCGAATCCCTGCTGGAAACCTCGCACCAACCCGGCCGCACCTTGCAGCTGTTGCAGGATTTCGGTATTCCACCGAGTCAGGTGGTGATCGAACTCACCGAACAGACCCCGACCGATGATTTCGAATTGCTGCAAAACGCCTTGCATCACTATCGGGCGATGGGCTTTTCCATTGCGCTGGACGACCTCGGCGCGGGTTATTCGAGCTTGCGACTCTGGTCCGAACTGCGTCCGGACTACGTGAAAATCGATCGGCATTTCATCGACGGCATTCATCAGGATGCGCTCAAGCGCGAGTTCGTCGGCTCCATCCTGCAAATCGCCAAGGCCTCCAGGGCGCAGGTGATAGCTGAAGGCATTGAGCTGCCGGAAGAACTGGCGGTGTTGACCGAAATGGGCGTCGATCTGGTGCAGGGCTATCTGCTCTGCCGCCCACAGGAGCAGCCGCCTCGTGACGCTCGGGCGCTGATGCCCAAACACGACAGCACCGCCGTGGCGCTGAACGATGAAGGCAGCGACCTCAGCGCCCTGCTCAACGAGCAGCCGGCGGTGGCCCGCGATACGCCGACCGCCACGGTGCTGGAAGCATTTCGCCGCCAGGCCAACCTGAACTCGCTGGCGGTGCTTGATGAGTGGGGCCACCCCTGTGGCATCGTCCACCGCCATTCGCTCTCGGATGCGCTACTCAAGCCGTTTGCCACCGACCTGTTCGCCCGCAAGCCCATCAGCCGTCTGATGAATGATGATTTTCTTGCGGTGGAAATGAGCCAATCGCTGCAACAGGTCAGCCGACTGATCACCAGTCGTGCCAGGCAACGCATCGAAGAAGATTTCATCATCACCCTCAACGGCGGTTATCTGGGGTTGGGTCGGGTGATTGATGTACTGAAGCTGATCACCGAACTGAAGATCCAGCAGGCCCGCTACGCCAACCCGCTGACCTTGCTGCCGGGCAACGTGCCGATTCAGCAATGCCTGACCCGCCTGCTGCAGCAGGCGCGGGAGTCGGTGATCTGCTATGTGGACATCGACAGCTTCAAGCCCTTCAACGATATCTACGGCTACGGGCGTGGAGATGAAGTCCTGCTGTGCCTGGCGCAATGCCTGAACGACCGCGTCGACCCGTCCCGCGACTTTGTCGGGCATATCGGCGGCGACGATTTCCTGCTGGTACTCGGCCCCGAAGACTGGCGCAAACGCTTGAACCAGTTGCTGGACGACTTCCAGAGCCAATGCCGACGCTTCTACCGCAGCGAACACCTGGAAGCCGGCTGCTTCACCGCCCCCAACCGCCAGGGCATGAGACAGGAATTCCCGCTGCTGTCATTGTCGATTGGTGTGGTGCACCTGCACCCAGAGGCTTGCGCGGGGCTGGATGCGAGCCAGTTGGCCGAGATGGCGTCCCAGGCCAAACACCACGCGAAGAACGTGCCGGGGTATAGCGTGCATGTGATTGATAGTTTGGCGGTGCCTGGATGTGAGGATGAACGACTCATAGGACAGCGGTGA
- a CDS encoding carboxy terminal-processing peptidase has translation MKHLFPSTALALFIGIGLLPMSSNTFAANSWDNLQPDRDEVIASLNVVELLKRNHYSKPPLDAARSVIIYESYLKLLDPSRSYFLASDITEFDKWKSQFDGFLKSGDLNPGFTIYKRYLDRVKSRLDFAIAELNKGVDKMDFSTKETLLIDRKDAPWLTSNAELDDLWRKRVKDEVLRMKIAGKDSKQIQDTLTKRYKNQLSRLDQTRPEDIFQAYINTFAMSYDPHTNYLSPDNAENFDINMSLSLEGIGAVLQSDSDQVKVVRLVPAGPADKTKQVAPADKIIGVAQGSKEMVDVVGWRLDEVVKLIRGPKGTVVRLEVIPASNAPNDQTSKTVSITREAVKLEDQAVKKSILNLKQDGKDYKLGVIEIPAFYLDFKAFRAGDPDYKSTTRDVKKLLTELQKDKVDGVVIDLRNNGGGSLQEATELTSLFIDKGPTVLVRNADGRVDVLEDENPGAFYKGPMALLVNRLSASASEIFAGAMQDYHRALIIGGQTFGKGTVQTIQPLNHGELKLTLAKFYRVSGQSTQHQGVLPDVDFPSIIDTKEIGESALPEAMPWDTIKAAIKPAVDPFKPYIAQLKSEHDARSAKDAEFVFIRDKLALAKKLMEEKTVSLNEADRRAQHADIDAKQLVMENIRRKAKGEAPLKELKKEDEDAIAAEPDKIKPEDDAYLSETGRVLLDYLKLSNQVAKK, from the coding sequence ATGAAGCATTTGTTTCCCAGCACCGCCCTAGCCCTATTCATTGGTATCGGCCTTTTGCCGATGTCGAGCAATACGTTTGCAGCCAATAGCTGGGACAACCTTCAGCCTGATCGTGACGAAGTGATCGCCAGCCTGAACGTCGTCGAGCTGCTCAAACGTAATCATTACAGCAAGCCGCCACTGGATGCCGCACGCTCGGTGATCATCTACGAGAGCTACCTCAAGCTCCTGGATCCATCGCGCAGTTATTTCCTGGCCAGCGATATCACCGAATTCGACAAGTGGAAGTCCCAGTTCGACGGCTTCCTCAAAAGCGGCGACCTCAACCCTGGGTTTACCATCTACAAGCGCTATCTGGACCGGGTCAAATCGCGTCTGGACTTCGCCATTGCCGAGCTCAACAAGGGCGTCGACAAGATGGACTTCAGCACCAAGGAAACCTTGCTGATCGATCGCAAGGACGCCCCTTGGCTAACCTCCAACGCAGAGCTTGACGACCTGTGGCGCAAACGCGTCAAGGACGAAGTACTGCGAATGAAGATCGCCGGCAAAGACTCCAAACAGATTCAGGACACCCTGACCAAGCGCTATAAGAACCAGTTGTCGCGCCTGGACCAGACTCGTCCGGAAGACATCTTCCAGGCGTACATCAACACCTTCGCCATGTCCTACGACCCGCACACCAATTATCTGTCGCCGGATAACGCGGAGAACTTCGACATCAACATGAGCCTGTCCCTTGAGGGCATCGGCGCCGTGTTGCAGAGCGATAGCGATCAGGTGAAGGTCGTGCGTCTGGTGCCCGCGGGCCCTGCCGACAAGACCAAACAGGTGGCACCGGCCGACAAGATCATCGGCGTTGCCCAGGGCAGCAAAGAAATGGTCGACGTGGTCGGCTGGCGTCTGGACGAAGTGGTCAAGCTGATCCGTGGTCCGAAAGGCACAGTCGTGCGCCTGGAAGTGATTCCGGCCAGCAATGCGCCAAACGATCAGACCAGCAAGACCGTGTCGATCACCCGCGAGGCGGTGAAGCTTGAAGATCAGGCCGTTAAAAAGTCGATCCTCAACCTGAAACAGGACGGCAAGGACTACAAGCTCGGCGTTATCGAGATTCCGGCCTTCTATCTGGACTTCAAGGCATTCCGTGCTGGCGATCCGGATTACAAGAGCACCACCCGCGACGTCAAGAAACTGCTGACCGAGCTGCAAAAAGACAAGGTTGATGGCGTGGTCATCGACCTGCGCAACAATGGCGGCGGCTCCCTGCAAGAAGCCACCGAGCTGACCAGCCTGTTCATCGACAAGGGCCCGACCGTACTCGTACGTAATGCCGATGGCCGGGTTGACGTGCTTGAGGATGAAAATCCGGGCGCGTTCTACAAAGGTCCGATGGCGTTGCTGGTCAACCGCTTGTCCGCCTCGGCTTCGGAGATTTTTGCCGGCGCCATGCAGGACTACCACCGCGCACTGATCATCGGCGGCCAGACCTTCGGCAAAGGCACCGTGCAGACCATTCAGCCGCTCAACCATGGCGAGCTGAAACTGACCCTGGCCAAGTTCTACCGGGTTTCCGGGCAGAGCACCCAGCATCAGGGCGTACTGCCGGATGTTGATTTCCCGTCAATCATCGACACCAAGGAAATCGGCGAAAGCGCCCTGCCGGAAGCCATGCCGTGGGACACCATCAAGGCGGCCATCAAGCCGGCGGTCGACCCGTTCAAGCCTTACATCGCTCAGCTCAAGTCCGAGCATGACGCCCGTTCGGCCAAAGACGCAGAGTTCGTGTTCATCCGCGACAAGCTGGCCCTGGCCAAGAAGCTGATGGAAGAAAAAACCGTCAGCCTCAACGAAGCCGATCGTCGTGCACAACATGCCGATATCGATGCCAAGCAGCTTGTTATGGAGAATATCCGTCGCAAGGCCAAGGGTGAAGCACCGCTCAAAGAACTGAAGAAAGAAGACGAAGACGCCATCGCGGCCGAGCCGGACAAGATCAAACCGGAAGACGATGCTTACCTGAGCGAAACCGGGCGCGTCCTGCTCGATTACCTGAAGCTGAGTAACCAGGTCGCAAAGAAGTAA
- a CDS encoding NAD(P)H-quinone oxidoreductase has product MKALQGVEGQVAWVEAPSPACDVGQVRIRVAAAGLNRADLLQKAGLYPPPPGASQVLGLECSGVISEVGPGSAWQVGDRVCALLAGGGMAQEVVVDGRHVLPVPEGVSLVEAAALPEVYATVWLNVFHLAALKPGEKVLLHAGASGIGSAAIQLCKAYGNPCWVTVGSAERLAYCEALGAQGGVVRTGDLESLNDLGPFNVILDPVGGNYAALNLKLLAQDGRWVLIGLMGGREAKLDLAQVLAKRVQLLGSTLRSRDDQFKADLFSDLNQHVWPLFAEGRLSPQLAKTFPIKDAEAAFAELASNKVAGKLVLVIDESLT; this is encoded by the coding sequence GTGAAAGCATTGCAAGGCGTGGAAGGTCAAGTGGCATGGGTTGAAGCACCGAGTCCTGCGTGTGATGTAGGACAAGTGCGCATTCGAGTGGCGGCAGCGGGCCTTAATCGCGCCGATTTATTACAGAAGGCCGGGCTCTATCCGCCCCCTCCCGGTGCCAGCCAAGTGCTCGGTCTTGAGTGCTCCGGGGTCATCAGCGAAGTCGGTCCGGGCTCGGCCTGGCAGGTGGGCGACCGGGTCTGTGCCTTGCTGGCCGGCGGGGGCATGGCGCAAGAAGTGGTGGTCGACGGGCGGCATGTGTTGCCGGTTCCCGAAGGCGTGTCGTTGGTGGAAGCGGCAGCGTTACCGGAGGTGTATGCGACCGTTTGGTTAAATGTATTTCATCTTGCAGCGCTCAAGCCCGGTGAGAAAGTTCTGCTGCACGCGGGTGCCAGCGGAATTGGTTCAGCCGCCATTCAGTTGTGCAAGGCGTATGGCAATCCGTGCTGGGTCACCGTCGGTTCCGCGGAGCGTCTGGCGTACTGCGAAGCCCTCGGCGCCCAGGGCGGAGTGGTGCGCACCGGCGACCTGGAAAGCCTGAACGACCTGGGGCCGTTCAACGTGATTCTCGACCCGGTGGGCGGCAACTATGCCGCGCTCAACCTGAAGCTGCTGGCGCAGGATGGCCGCTGGGTGTTGATCGGTTTGATGGGCGGGCGCGAGGCGAAGCTGGACCTGGCCCAGGTGCTGGCCAAGCGAGTGCAGTTACTGGGGTCGACCTTGCGCAGCCGCGATGATCAGTTCAAGGCGGATTTGTTCAGTGACTTGAACCAGCATGTCTGGCCATTGTTTGCCGAAGGGCGCTTGAGTCCGCAACTGGCCAAGACGTTCCCGATCAAGGATGCCGAGGCGGCGTTTGCCGAGTTGGCGAGCAATAAGGTCGCGGGGAAACTGGTGTTGGTGATCGATGAAAGCCTGACCTGA
- a CDS encoding HAD family phosphatase: MALAIFDLDETLIHGDCATLWSEQMGRLGWVDPESFMRQNNELMDAYSHGKLRMEDFMTFSLEPMIGRTAEEVAHLVGPWVEDYIEPIIFSDATKTIAAHRKAGDRILVISASGTHLVRPIADRLGIDEILAIELEVAHGVYSGHTVGTLTYREGKIARLLEWLDAEEENLEGASFYSDSRNDLPLLLKVDFPHVVNPDPVLLEHAEKAGWPIHLWK; the protein is encoded by the coding sequence ATGGCCCTGGCAATTTTTGATCTGGACGAAACCCTGATCCACGGCGACTGCGCCACCCTCTGGAGCGAACAGATGGGCCGACTGGGCTGGGTCGATCCCGAATCGTTCATGCGGCAGAACAACGAACTGATGGACGCCTACAGCCACGGCAAATTGCGTATGGAGGACTTCATGACCTTCAGCCTGGAGCCGATGATTGGTCGCACGGCAGAAGAGGTGGCGCATCTGGTCGGGCCGTGGGTGGAAGACTATATCGAGCCGATCATTTTCAGTGACGCGACCAAAACCATCGCCGCGCACCGCAAGGCCGGCGACCGGATTCTGGTGATCTCGGCCTCGGGCACGCACCTGGTGCGACCGATTGCCGATCGCCTCGGCATCGACGAGATTCTGGCGATCGAACTGGAAGTGGCCCACGGGGTCTACAGCGGTCACACGGTCGGCACCCTGACCTACCGCGAAGGCAAGATCGCCCGGTTGCTCGAGTGGCTGGATGCCGAAGAGGAAAACCTTGAGGGCGCGAGTTTCTACTCCGATTCACGCAACGACTTGCCGTTGTTGCTGAAGGTGGATTTCCCGCACGTGGTCAATCCGGATCCGGTGTTGCTTGAGCACGCCGAAAAAGCCGGCTGGCCAATCCATCTCTGGAAGTAA
- a CDS encoding ABC transporter ATP-binding protein produces the protein MSYVSVQHLQKNYAGTTVFSDINTEIQKGEFVTLLGPSGCGKSTLLRCIAGLTPVDGGKILLDGVDIVPLSPQKRGIGMVFQSYALFPNMTVEQNVAFGLRMQKVNADDSHKRVSEVLKLVELNDFAARYPHQLSGGQCQRVALARSLVTRPRLLLLDEPLSALDARIRKHLREQIRQIQRELGLTTIFVTHDQEEALTMSDRIFLMNQGKIVQSGDAETLYTAPVDVFAAGFIGNYNLLDADSATQLLQRPISGRIAIRPEAIELSLNGELDAQIRSHSLLGNVIRYRVEARGVELVVDVLNRSAADLHPDGQRLALSIDPTALCEVA, from the coding sequence ATGAGCTATGTCAGCGTCCAACACCTTCAAAAAAATTACGCAGGGACAACGGTGTTCAGCGACATCAACACCGAAATCCAGAAGGGCGAATTCGTCACCCTGCTCGGCCCATCGGGTTGCGGCAAGTCCACACTGCTGCGTTGCATTGCCGGGCTGACCCCGGTGGATGGCGGCAAGATCCTGCTCGATGGCGTCGATATCGTGCCCTTGAGTCCGCAGAAACGCGGGATCGGCATGGTGTTCCAGAGCTATGCACTGTTTCCGAACATGACCGTGGAGCAGAACGTCGCCTTCGGATTGCGCATGCAGAAGGTCAACGCCGACGACAGCCACAAGCGCGTCAGCGAAGTGTTGAAACTGGTGGAGCTCAATGATTTCGCCGCTCGATACCCGCACCAGCTGTCCGGCGGCCAGTGCCAGCGTGTGGCACTGGCTCGCTCGCTGGTGACCCGTCCGCGCCTGTTGCTGCTGGATGAACCCCTGTCGGCACTCGATGCACGGATTCGCAAGCACCTGCGCGAACAGATCCGTCAGATTCAGCGCGAACTGGGCTTGACCACGATCTTCGTCACGCACGATCAGGAAGAAGCCCTGACCATGTCTGACAGGATTTTCCTGATGAATCAGGGAAAAATCGTACAAAGCGGCGACGCCGAGACCCTCTATACCGCGCCCGTCGATGTCTTCGCCGCAGGCTTCATCGGCAACTACAACCTGCTGGACGCCGACAGCGCCACCCAGTTGCTGCAACGGCCGATCAGCGGGCGCATCGCGATTCGCCCGGAGGCCATCGAACTGAGCCTCAATGGCGAGCTCGATGCGCAAATACGCAGCCACAGTTTGCTGGGTAACGTGATTCGCTATCGAGTCGAAGCCCGGGGCGTGGAATTGGTGGTTGATGTGCTGAACCGCTCGGCAGCCGATCTGCATCCCGATGGTCAGCGTCTGGCGCTTTCCATCGATCCGACGGCCCTGTGTGAGGTAGCCTGA